One segment of Procambarus clarkii isolate CNS0578487 unplaced genomic scaffold, FALCON_Pclarkii_2.0 HiC_scaffold_118, whole genome shotgun sequence DNA contains the following:
- the LOC138360801 gene encoding uncharacterized protein, whose product MSIYSLLLSTIIDFYLRKFVSCPKLCHSEVKDNWTQISLILQQGILNWSTSTCTVELLLECICSKVALVCICSKVALVCICSKVALVCICSKVALVCICSKVALVCICSKVALVCICSKVALVCICSKVALVCICSKDALECICSKVALVCICSKVALECICSKVALVCICSKVALVCICSKVALVCICSKVALVCICSKVALECICSKVALECICSKVALVCICSKVALVCICSKVALVCICSKVALVCICSKVALVCICSKVALVCICSKVALVCICSKVALVCICSKVALVCICSKVALECICSKVALVCICSKVALVCICSKVALVCICSKVALECICSKVALVCICSKVALVCICSKVAQVCICSKVALVCICSKVALVYSPSCACGC is encoded by the exons ATGTCAATTTATAGTTTATTACTGTCAACAATTATTGATTTTTACCtgaggaaatttgtctcctgtccAAAGTTATGCCATTCTGAAGTCAAAGACAATTGGACACAAATAAGTCTGATATTACAACAGGGAATCTTAAACTGGAGTACAAGTACCTGTACAGTGGAGCTCCTGCTagagtgtatatgttccaaggttgctctagtgtgtatatgttccaag gttgctctagtgtgtatatgttccaaggttgctctagtgtgtatatgttccaaggttgctctagtatgtatatgttccaaggttgctctagtgtgtatatgttccaaggttgctctagtatgtatatgttccaaggttgctctagtgtgtatatgttccaaggttgctctagtgtgtatatgttccaaggatgCTCTagagtgtatatgttccaaggttgctctagtgtgtatatgttccaaggttgctctagagtgtatatgttccaaggttgctctagtatgtatatgttccaaggttgctctagtgtgtatatgttccaaggttgctctagtgtgtatatgttccaaggttgctctagtgtgtatatgttccaaggttgctctagagtgtatatgttccaaggttgctctagagtgtatatgttccaaggttgctctagtgtgtatatgttccaaggttgctctagtgtgtatatgttccaaggttgctctagtgtgtatatgttccaaggttgctctagtgtgtatatgttccaaggttgctctagtgtgtatatgttccaaggttgctctagtatgtatatgttccaaggttgctctagtgtgtatatgttccaaggttgctctagtgtgtatatgttccaaggttgctctagtgtgtatatgttccaaggttgctctagagtgtatatgttccaaggttgctctagtgtgtatatgttccaaggttgctctagtgtgtatatgttccaaggttgctctagtgtgtatatgttccaaggttgctctagagtgtatatgttccaaggttgctctagtgtgtatatgttccaaggttgctctagtgtgtatatgttccaaggttgctcaagtgtgtatatgttccaaggttgccctagtgtgtatatgttccaaggttgctctagtgtactcacctagttgtgcatgcgggtgttga